One stretch of Dyella jiangningensis DNA includes these proteins:
- a CDS encoding non-ribosomal peptide synthetase: MNPNEPAGAASEAVAVDYDPFAGATLERVVPATAPQREVWLASTLEPKASLAYNESATLRLHGDLNAAAMQAALQQLVDRHEALRATFGKDGSELCIAAQQSLECPLRDLSWLGPDEQEAEVAATLMRVVSEPFDLEAGPLVRTELLRLSGDEHLLVFTAHHIVCDGWSFGVIVRELAALYGRQLGLGGELAPVDAFGDYALAEAAHAQSQQGHDAEAYWLKRFADAAPSLDLPTDRPRPRRRTFASQREDLLLDAALVAAVKRTGAQRGASLYATLLATFGLLLQRLSGQDDVVIGIPSAGQAAGGHHGLVGHCVNVLPLRVSIDTTAPFATSLAKVRGDLLDAFDHQQYTIGSLLARLALPRDPGRLPLASVLFNLDQALDERTLSFPGLSFEFAGVPRAFENFELFVNAVQLPHGLRLECQYNSDLFEAATVRAWLDAYATLLRNAADTPDAAGGALGLVSDAAHAALHALQPLRTSYRAEQLAHEYFEAQVDRAPSRMALAGVPSWSYVQLEARANRIAHVLRARGIGQGSLVGLSLARSPDMLASLLAVLKCGAGYVPLDPGFPAERLAFMAQDAALAALIVDDEAAAVFDFPAAQVLSLQRDAASIDAASDTRLPRDERSATPESVAYVIYTSGSTGKPKGVRVPHRATSNFISSMQREPGIVEDDRLVAVTTLSFDIAFLELMLPLSVGAAIVLATHDDVRDGAALCRLVEQRDATIMQATPAGWRVLLESGWTGRTGFKAIAGGEPLPLDLAESLLACCGELWNAYGPTETTVWSTLWRVRDPRAGITIGRPIANTTVHILDEHGAPCPLGMPGEIHIGGDGVTLGYLNRPELTAERFLADPFTGETQARLYRTGDRGRWLANGELEHRGRLDFQVKIRGYRIELGEIETVLADLPEVARAVVVAREDRPGDVRLVAYLVAADDADLEHVDLCPLLRQHLPDYMVPQHFVAMDAIPLLPNGKIDRKALPAPSQPVATARRERRAPQTETEQRVAAAMEAVLALPDLDVRDNFFALGGHSLLAAQLTARLNREFGIALSFRTLFDAPTVEGLAEAIDSERGLDTLVMTDEIPRLANREQAPLSSMQQRLWYMEQLHPGRVVYNTPSAHRLRGPMNITAFQQALRDVVQRQPVLRTSIEAGEVAGLQRIHADIALALPVEDLSSLPADARLPALMRELEADIARPFDLSCPPLFRARLFRLDDQDHVLYFMAHHIIWDGWSFDLLYEDLSRAYVARCAGQTSSALAPLPVEYTDFSAWHRDRMRSDTVQQQLAHWMKTLDGALEPLELPADRPRPARMSGAGATEWVRIPAERAAAVHALAQRAEATPFMVLLAAYYVLLHRLSGQRDLIVGTPVRGRDRVETESIMGLFVNALPLRVSVDPEAPFLDVVKQVRQVVLDAFAHPDVPFEQLVFSLGVARDESRPPIYQAMFSFQDARRRILSWGDLAHEHLPVFQRGAADDIGLWFLEQEQGLLGGITYNTDILDASTAARFRDCYETLLASALAEPATTVSRLDMLPASQREALQRWNETRLDVPACPLHTLIENQCDRAPTRTAIRCGNNVLDYRQLDARANRIAHALRARGVAHGALVGVSLTRGTDMVATLLAVLKAGAGYVPLDPEFPPDRLAYMAEDANLAVLVAESATAGRFSESTCPKLLLDECSAELEAAPASRLAADPALTGDSTAYVIYTSGSTGRPKGVAIPHRAVANFLAGMAVRPGLAIDDRLLAVTTLSFDIAVLELFGPLSVGAQVILATRDESVDGDSLNQLLATHAATIMQATPVTWRMLLQTPWQPPMGFRALCGGEPLSADLAALLMARGCEVWNMYGPTETTVWSTCWRVEHPGRGISIGTPIANTSVWIVDEQGQPCPIGVPGEIWIGGEGVALGYLHREDLTAERFPVDPFSRQPGARIYRTGDRGRWLGNGTLEHLGRLDFQVKLRGFRIEPGEIEAIARTEPSITDCVVVVREIAPNDERLVLYAVCSEDEATAWPALRALLASRLPAYMQPQHYVQLAALPRTPNGKTDRKALPAPSLNAMPQADGAEPGVSASDDARERYLGAVWCELVGADDVRASDNFFDIGGHSLLAIEMVTRVRRETGIKLNLLDVATSPLASLAAALPEGDLTEPGRTASLGGRLRQLFGRR; encoded by the coding sequence ATGAACCCGAACGAACCGGCCGGCGCCGCCAGCGAGGCGGTAGCCGTCGACTACGATCCGTTTGCCGGCGCGACACTCGAACGCGTGGTGCCCGCCACCGCGCCGCAGCGCGAGGTGTGGCTTGCTTCCACGCTGGAACCGAAGGCGTCGCTGGCCTACAACGAATCGGCCACGCTGCGCCTGCATGGCGACTTGAACGCCGCCGCGATGCAGGCGGCATTGCAGCAACTGGTGGATCGCCACGAGGCGCTGCGCGCGACCTTCGGCAAGGATGGCAGCGAGCTGTGCATCGCCGCGCAGCAATCGCTCGAATGCCCGCTGCGCGATCTCTCATGGCTCGGCCCCGATGAGCAGGAAGCGGAAGTCGCCGCCACGCTGATGCGCGTGGTCAGCGAGCCGTTCGATCTCGAAGCCGGCCCGCTGGTACGTACCGAACTGCTCCGGCTGTCGGGCGACGAACACCTGCTGGTGTTCACCGCGCACCACATCGTGTGCGACGGCTGGTCCTTCGGCGTGATCGTGCGGGAGCTGGCGGCGCTGTATGGCCGGCAGCTCGGCCTGGGCGGCGAGCTGGCACCCGTCGATGCATTTGGTGACTACGCGCTGGCCGAAGCGGCACACGCACAGAGCCAGCAAGGCCATGACGCCGAAGCCTACTGGCTGAAGCGTTTCGCCGACGCCGCCCCGTCGCTCGATCTTCCGACGGACCGCCCGCGTCCTCGCCGGCGAACGTTCGCCTCGCAACGGGAAGACCTGTTGCTCGACGCCGCGCTGGTCGCCGCCGTGAAGCGCACCGGTGCGCAACGCGGCGCGAGCCTCTACGCCACCCTGCTCGCCACGTTCGGCCTGCTGCTGCAGCGGCTGAGCGGACAGGACGATGTGGTGATCGGCATACCTTCCGCCGGCCAGGCCGCTGGTGGCCATCACGGACTGGTAGGCCATTGCGTGAATGTGCTGCCGTTGCGCGTATCGATCGATACGACGGCGCCGTTCGCGACCAGTCTCGCCAAGGTACGCGGCGATCTGCTCGACGCTTTCGACCACCAGCAGTACACCATCGGCAGCCTGCTCGCGCGCCTCGCCTTGCCGCGCGATCCGGGACGCCTGCCACTGGCGAGCGTGCTGTTCAACCTCGACCAGGCCCTGGATGAGCGTACGCTCTCCTTCCCCGGGCTTTCGTTCGAATTCGCCGGCGTGCCACGCGCCTTCGAGAACTTCGAACTGTTCGTCAACGCCGTGCAGTTGCCGCACGGCCTGCGACTGGAATGCCAGTACAACTCGGATCTGTTCGAAGCCGCCACGGTGCGCGCCTGGCTCGATGCCTACGCCACCCTGCTGAGAAATGCCGCCGACACGCCGGACGCTGCGGGTGGCGCGCTGGGTCTCGTATCGGACGCCGCGCACGCCGCGCTGCATGCGCTGCAACCGCTGCGCACGTCCTACCGGGCCGAACAACTGGCGCATGAATACTTCGAGGCGCAGGTGGATCGCGCGCCGTCGCGCATGGCGCTGGCCGGCGTGCCGTCGTGGTCTTATGTGCAACTCGAAGCGCGCGCCAACCGCATCGCGCACGTGCTTCGTGCCCGAGGCATCGGCCAAGGCAGCCTGGTGGGCCTGTCGCTGGCGCGCAGTCCGGACATGCTGGCCTCGCTGCTTGCGGTGCTGAAGTGCGGCGCAGGCTATGTGCCGCTCGATCCGGGCTTTCCTGCCGAACGGCTCGCCTTCATGGCACAGGACGCGGCCCTTGCCGCACTCATCGTCGACGACGAGGCCGCGGCGGTGTTCGACTTCCCGGCGGCACAGGTGCTGTCGCTGCAGCGCGACGCCGCGTCGATCGACGCCGCCAGCGATACGCGGCTGCCGCGCGACGAACGCTCAGCCACGCCCGAATCGGTGGCCTACGTCATCTACACTTCCGGATCCACCGGCAAGCCCAAGGGCGTGCGCGTGCCGCACCGCGCCACGTCGAATTTCATCAGCAGCATGCAGCGCGAGCCGGGCATCGTCGAAGACGACCGCCTGGTCGCGGTCACCACGCTGTCCTTCGATATCGCGTTCCTGGAGCTGATGCTCCCGCTCAGCGTCGGTGCCGCCATCGTGCTGGCGACCCATGACGATGTCCGCGACGGCGCGGCCCTGTGCCGCCTGGTCGAACAGCGCGACGCCACCATCATGCAGGCCACGCCCGCCGGGTGGCGCGTGCTGCTGGAGTCGGGCTGGACGGGACGCACCGGCTTCAAGGCCATCGCCGGCGGCGAGCCGCTGCCGCTGGACCTCGCCGAATCGCTGCTGGCCTGCTGCGGGGAACTGTGGAACGCCTACGGCCCCACCGAAACCACGGTGTGGTCCACGCTGTGGCGCGTACGCGATCCACGCGCCGGCATCACCATCGGCCGTCCGATCGCCAACACCACCGTGCATATCCTGGACGAGCACGGCGCGCCCTGTCCTTTGGGCATGCCCGGCGAAATCCACATCGGCGGCGACGGCGTCACGCTCGGCTACCTCAACCGGCCCGAGCTGACGGCGGAGCGTTTCCTCGCCGATCCTTTCACCGGCGAAACGCAGGCGCGCCTCTATCGCACCGGCGATCGCGGCCGCTGGCTCGCCAACGGCGAGCTGGAACATCGCGGCCGTCTGGACTTCCAGGTGAAGATCCGCGGTTACCGCATCGAGCTGGGCGAGATCGAAACCGTGCTGGCCGATCTGCCCGAGGTAGCGCGCGCCGTGGTCGTGGCACGCGAGGATCGGCCCGGCGACGTGCGCCTGGTCGCCTACCTCGTGGCGGCCGACGACGCGGACCTCGAACACGTGGACCTGTGCCCGCTCCTGCGCCAACACCTGCCCGACTACATGGTGCCGCAGCACTTCGTGGCGATGGATGCGATTCCGTTGCTGCCCAATGGCAAGATCGACCGCAAGGCGTTGCCGGCGCCGTCACAGCCCGTCGCAACGGCTCGCCGCGAGCGCCGCGCACCGCAGACCGAAACGGAGCAGCGCGTCGCCGCCGCCATGGAGGCCGTGCTCGCCCTGCCCGATCTCGACGTGCGCGACAACTTCTTCGCGCTGGGCGGTCATTCGCTGCTGGCCGCGCAGCTCACCGCGCGGCTCAATCGCGAGTTCGGCATCGCGCTGTCGTTCCGCACGCTGTTCGACGCGCCAACCGTCGAAGGGCTGGCCGAAGCGATCGACAGCGAGCGTGGCCTCGACACCCTGGTGATGACGGACGAGATCCCGCGCCTGGCAAACCGCGAGCAGGCACCGCTGTCGTCGATGCAGCAGCGCCTGTGGTACATGGAGCAGCTCCATCCCGGCCGCGTGGTCTACAACACGCCATCCGCGCATCGCCTGCGCGGGCCGATGAACATCACCGCGTTCCAGCAGGCCCTGCGCGATGTCGTGCAGCGCCAGCCGGTGCTGCGCACGTCGATCGAGGCGGGCGAAGTCGCGGGCCTGCAGCGCATCCATGCGGACATCGCGTTGGCGTTGCCGGTCGAGGATCTTTCTTCCCTGCCCGCCGACGCACGCCTGCCCGCGCTGATGCGCGAACTCGAGGCCGATATCGCCAGGCCCTTCGACCTGTCGTGCCCGCCCCTGTTCCGCGCACGGCTGTTCCGCCTCGATGACCAGGACCACGTGCTGTACTTCATGGCCCACCACATCATCTGGGATGGTTGGTCCTTCGACCTGCTGTATGAAGACCTCTCGCGCGCCTACGTGGCGCGCTGCGCGGGCCAGACCTCGTCCGCGCTCGCGCCCTTGCCGGTGGAGTACACCGACTTCTCGGCCTGGCATCGCGACCGCATGCGCAGCGACACCGTGCAACAGCAACTCGCGCACTGGATGAAGACGCTCGACGGCGCGCTGGAGCCGCTGGAGCTGCCCGCCGATCGTCCGCGCCCCGCACGCATGTCAGGCGCCGGCGCCACCGAGTGGGTGCGCATCCCGGCCGAGCGGGCCGCTGCCGTGCATGCGCTGGCGCAGCGTGCGGAAGCCACGCCGTTCATGGTGCTGCTGGCGGCTTACTACGTGCTGCTGCATCGCCTGAGCGGCCAGCGCGACCTCATCGTCGGCACGCCAGTGCGCGGGCGCGACCGCGTGGAGACGGAAAGCATCATGGGCCTGTTCGTCAACGCGCTGCCGCTGCGCGTGTCGGTCGACCCTGAAGCGCCGTTCCTCGACGTGGTGAAGCAGGTACGCCAGGTCGTGCTCGATGCCTTCGCGCATCCCGACGTGCCATTCGAACAACTGGTCTTTTCGCTGGGCGTGGCCCGCGACGAAAGCCGCCCGCCAATCTACCAGGCGATGTTCTCCTTCCAGGACGCGCGTCGCCGCATCCTGTCGTGGGGCGATCTCGCGCACGAGCACCTGCCGGTGTTCCAGCGTGGCGCCGCGGACGACATCGGGCTGTGGTTCCTGGAACAGGAGCAGGGCCTGCTCGGCGGCATCACCTACAACACCGACATCCTCGACGCGTCGACCGCGGCCCGTTTCCGCGACTGCTACGAGACACTGCTCGCCTCGGCGCTGGCCGAGCCCGCGACCACGGTGTCCCGCCTCGACATGCTGCCTGCCTCGCAACGCGAGGCGCTGCAACGTTGGAACGAAACCAGGCTCGACGTGCCGGCATGTCCGCTGCATACGCTGATCGAAAACCAGTGCGATCGCGCACCGACGCGCACGGCGATCCGCTGTGGCAACAACGTGCTCGACTATCGACAGCTCGATGCACGCGCCAACCGCATCGCGCATGCGCTGCGCGCGCGTGGCGTGGCGCACGGCGCGCTGGTCGGCGTTTCGCTCACGCGCGGTACCGACATGGTGGCGACCCTGCTCGCCGTGCTGAAGGCCGGCGCGGGCTATGTGCCGCTCGATCCCGAGTTTCCGCCGGATCGTCTTGCCTACATGGCCGAAGACGCGAACCTTGCCGTGCTGGTGGCCGAATCCGCCACGGCAGGACGCTTCAGCGAGAGTACGTGTCCAAAGCTGCTGCTCGATGAGTGCAGCGCCGAGCTCGAGGCTGCGCCGGCGTCGCGTCTCGCTGCCGATCCCGCGCTTACCGGCGACTCGACCGCTTACGTCATCTACACCTCCGGTTCCACCGGTCGTCCCAAGGGCGTGGCGATTCCGCATCGCGCGGTGGCGAACTTCCTCGCCGGCATGGCGGTGCGCCCGGGTCTGGCGATCGACGACCGCCTGCTCGCGGTCACCACGCTGTCGTTCGACATTGCGGTGCTGGAGCTGTTTGGTCCGCTCAGCGTCGGCGCGCAGGTGATCCTTGCCACGCGTGACGAGTCGGTGGATGGCGACTCGCTCAACCAGCTGCTGGCCACGCATGCCGCCACCATCATGCAGGCCACGCCCGTCACCTGGCGCATGCTGCTGCAGACGCCGTGGCAACCGCCAATGGGTTTCCGCGCGCTGTGCGGCGGCGAACCGCTGTCGGCGGACCTGGCGGCCCTGTTGATGGCTCGTGGTTGCGAGGTGTGGAACATGTACGGGCCCACCGAAACGACGGTGTGGTCCACCTGCTGGCGCGTGGAGCATCCGGGCCGCGGCATTTCCATCGGCACGCCGATCGCCAACACCAGCGTGTGGATCGTCGACGAACAGGGACAACCCTGCCCGATCGGCGTACCGGGCGAGATCTGGATCGGCGGCGAAGGCGTGGCGCTGGGCTACCTCCATCGCGAGGATCTCACCGCCGAGCGCTTCCCCGTCGATCCCTTCAGCCGCCAACCGGGCGCACGCATCTATCGCACGGGCGACCGCGGCCGCTGGCTGGGCAACGGCACGCTGGAACATCTCGGCCGTCTGGACTTCCAGGTGAAGCTGCGCGGCTTCCGCATCGAACCGGGTGAAATCGAGGCGATCGCCCGCACCGAGCCTTCCATCACCGATTGCGTGGTGGTCGTGCGCGAGATCGCACCGAACGACGAGCGCCTGGTGCTCTACGCCGTCTGCAGCGAGGACGAAGCAACGGCGTGGCCGGCGCTGCGCGCGTTGCTCGCGTCACGGCTGCCGGCCTACATGCAGCCGCAGCACTACGTGCAGCTCGCCGCCCTGCCACGCACGCCGAATGGCAAGACCGACCGCAAGGCCCTTCCCGCGCCTTCGCTCAACGCCATGCCGCAGGCGGACGGTGCCGAGCCAGGCGTCAGCGCCAGCGACGACGCCCGCGAGCGCTACCTCGGTGCCGTGTGGTGCGAGCTGGTCGGTGCGGATGACGTGCGCGCCAGCGACAACTTCTTCGACATCGGCGGCCACTCGCTGCTGGCGATCGAGATGGTGACGCGGGTGAGACGCGAGACCGGTATCAAGCTGAACCTGCTGGACGTCGCTACCAGCCCGCTGGCCTCGCTGGCCGCCGCGCTGCCCGAAGGCGATCTCACCGAGCCCGGCAGGACGGCTTCGCTGGGTGGCCGCCTGCGCCAGCTGTTCGGACGGCGGTGA